In one window of Syngnathus typhle isolate RoL2023-S1 ecotype Sweden linkage group LG7, RoL_Styp_1.0, whole genome shotgun sequence DNA:
- the armc10 gene encoding armadillo repeat-containing protein 10 isoform X1, translating to MGDGGSSITSRIGSMKTLLGIVAGAGASYGIYKLLTGGSFRRSKKSVGNEGPASRSSQGSSRPDSLLAKVSGLDLVSPQSERRDDATGDIIHQSAGNLEPQHLKMLLTCLQTSNSVSDRCRLLLTLGNAAAFTVNQNVLRECEGIPIICGFLSDPAPEVKVQTLNALNNLCMNIPNQEQVKVYVPQVLELIEMAAVNSDVQLAALRLLTNLSVTEKHQHLLKDSVTLLLSLLVVGDMTLQVQTLKVLVNLSSNPDMMDDIVQAQAPASVMLLFDVQTSSEVLLRLLTFVGNLKSWRPSAQVAEELRCKRDCLFRVMLDELSGLHGRLVQLLSHPDREIQAQVARILT from the exons ATGGGCGACGGTGGCAGCAGTATTACGTCAAGAATTGGCAGCATGAAGACTTTGCTTGGAATAGTCGCCGGTGCAGGGGCCTCTTACGGTATTTACAAACTCTTAACCGGGGGAAGCTTTAGGAGATCTAAGAAAAGCGTGGGCAATGAAGGTCCCGCTTCAAGGAGCAGTCAAGGCAGCTCTCGGCCGGACAGCCTGTTGGCCAAAGTGTCTGGACTGGACCTTGTGTCCCCCCAAAGTGAGAGAAGGGATGATGCGACGG GTGACATCATCCATCAGTCAGCTGGCAACCTTGAGCCCCAGCACCTGAAAATGCTGCTGACATGTCTCCAGACGAGCAATAGTGTATCAGACAGGTGTCGTCTCTTGCTCACTTTAGGAAATGCTGCTGCTTTTACTGTCAATCAG AATGTTTTACGTGAATGTGAAGGGATTCCTATCATATGtggcttcctgtctgacccTGCACCAGAGGTTAAAGTGCAGACTCTGAATGCTTTAAATAATCTCTGCATGAACATCCCAAACCAGGAACAGGTGAAG gtctacgtGCCACAAGTTCTGGAGTTGATCGAGATGGCTGCAGTGAACTCTGATGTCCAGCTAGCTGCTCTCAGACTGCTGACCAACCTTTCAGTGACGGAAAAACATCAACATCTTCTCAAGGATTCTGTGACACTTCTACTCTCTCTCCTGGTGGTGGGCGACATGACGTTACAG GTTCAGACCTTGAAGGTTCTTGTGAACTTGTCATCTAATCCAGACATGATGGATGATATTGTTCAGGCTCAG GCTCCGGCTTCTGTCATGCTGCTATTTGATGTGCAAACGTCATCCGAGGTGCTTCTGCGGCTGCTGACCTTCGTGGGCAACTTGAAGTCCTGGAGGCCTTCGGCCCAGGTGGCCGAGGAGCTGAGGTGCAAACGCGACTGCCTCTTCCGCGTCATGCTGGACGAGTTGTCTGGGCTCCACGGCCGATTGGTCCAGTTGCTGTCCCATCCCGACAGGGAGATTCAAGCGCAGGTGGCCCGTATATTGACATAG
- the armc10 gene encoding armadillo repeat-containing protein 10 isoform X2: MGDGGSSITSRIGSMKTLLGIVAGAGASYGIYKLLTGGSFRRSKKSVGNEGPASRSSQGSSRPDSLLAKVSGLDLVSPQSERRDDATGDIIHQSAGNLEPQHLKMLLTCLQTSNSVSDRCRLLLTLGNAAAFTVNQNVLRECEGIPIICGFLSDPAPEVKVQTLNALNNLCMNIPNQEQVYVPQVLELIEMAAVNSDVQLAALRLLTNLSVTEKHQHLLKDSVTLLLSLLVVGDMTLQVQTLKVLVNLSSNPDMMDDIVQAQAPASVMLLFDVQTSSEVLLRLLTFVGNLKSWRPSAQVAEELRCKRDCLFRVMLDELSGLHGRLVQLLSHPDREIQAQVARILT, from the exons ATGGGCGACGGTGGCAGCAGTATTACGTCAAGAATTGGCAGCATGAAGACTTTGCTTGGAATAGTCGCCGGTGCAGGGGCCTCTTACGGTATTTACAAACTCTTAACCGGGGGAAGCTTTAGGAGATCTAAGAAAAGCGTGGGCAATGAAGGTCCCGCTTCAAGGAGCAGTCAAGGCAGCTCTCGGCCGGACAGCCTGTTGGCCAAAGTGTCTGGACTGGACCTTGTGTCCCCCCAAAGTGAGAGAAGGGATGATGCGACGG GTGACATCATCCATCAGTCAGCTGGCAACCTTGAGCCCCAGCACCTGAAAATGCTGCTGACATGTCTCCAGACGAGCAATAGTGTATCAGACAGGTGTCGTCTCTTGCTCACTTTAGGAAATGCTGCTGCTTTTACTGTCAATCAG AATGTTTTACGTGAATGTGAAGGGATTCCTATCATATGtggcttcctgtctgacccTGCACCAGAGGTTAAAGTGCAGACTCTGAATGCTTTAAATAATCTCTGCATGAACATCCCAAACCAGGAACAG gtctacgtGCCACAAGTTCTGGAGTTGATCGAGATGGCTGCAGTGAACTCTGATGTCCAGCTAGCTGCTCTCAGACTGCTGACCAACCTTTCAGTGACGGAAAAACATCAACATCTTCTCAAGGATTCTGTGACACTTCTACTCTCTCTCCTGGTGGTGGGCGACATGACGTTACAG GTTCAGACCTTGAAGGTTCTTGTGAACTTGTCATCTAATCCAGACATGATGGATGATATTGTTCAGGCTCAG GCTCCGGCTTCTGTCATGCTGCTATTTGATGTGCAAACGTCATCCGAGGTGCTTCTGCGGCTGCTGACCTTCGTGGGCAACTTGAAGTCCTGGAGGCCTTCGGCCCAGGTGGCCGAGGAGCTGAGGTGCAAACGCGACTGCCTCTTCCGCGTCATGCTGGACGAGTTGTCTGGGCTCCACGGCCGATTGGTCCAGTTGCTGTCCCATCCCGACAGGGAGATTCAAGCGCAGGTGGCCCGTATATTGACATAG
- the LOC133156893 gene encoding uncharacterized protein LOC133156893 has protein sequence MQVGLFLSSLLFFGACKRAATFCGDFAATVGAGVEPVMAALLGRIRISFLLLVCFGLSSQNGFKVDASTSYPRILDPQNQDSVAPNYKRGNNQHQDLVPPNNELDESAPQPRHQHRDSGFQHPFNLLVQEHTKDRAVEGISFPDINNLHQFIETLKSSFLTPGKDLAHFQTARRMMMMNEIAGRRSAKEENVDEEGTKGNKVWSEGLISGYGQRGQDVGHPAVAPSVSVPGPKTSMRRYFPREHKSSNNYGSSSPSYHQADFSNAKTGGDWLKNKFPKKSQYSSTSLHEQVAPHSPNALNGHHVASEKPKGSSIVRFKKPQLQDKVGPSQQGSYGKRAYVKVSRVPIASWLFIPEGQSKQTVQNTAAKDSYNVNLSPSDQKSVNVLVQNPRGGRHHFLRKPVNSRRMFSKLPLNSPLDSLVRHHPTPFSVHRPNLAEQTPDIHNQQSHERLERIPISQKLDSVASRRSYAKPNMNAYWMRAMQPKMAQTNRIYRLPSLQRPTRIFHQGLPVYRGPRKVIPQGKKYGFQSRSSYERTNVAHSRSQYTPRKRVFMRAQSAQEPWIRKQRIKL, from the exons ATGCAAGTTGGACTGTTTTTGTCATCACTGCTCTTTTTTGGCGCATGCAAAAGGGCTGCCACTTTTTGTGGAGACTTTGCTGCCACTGTTGGAGCTGGGGTGGAACCTGTCATGGCTGCTCTGTTAGG GCGTATTCGGATTTCCTTTCTGTTGTTGGTCTGCTTTGGTCTTTCTTCTCAAAATG GTTTCAAGGTAGATGCATCAACTAGCTACCCAAGGATACTTGATCCACAAAATCAGGACTCCGTTGCGCCAAACTACAAAAGAGGAAATAATCAGCACCAGGACTTAGTTCCCCCAAACAATGAGCTGGATGAGAGCGCGCCTCAGCCTCGACATCAGCATCGGGACTCTGGATTTCAGCATCCGTTTAATCTTTTAGTACAGGAGCATACCAAAGACAGAGCTGTGGAGGGGATCAGTTTTCCAGACATCAACAATCTCCACCAGTTTATAGAAACTTTGAAAAGTTCTTTCTTGACTCCCGGTAAGGACTTGGCACATTTTCAAACGGCAAgacggatgatgatgatgaatgaaaTAGCTGGAAGACGCTCTGCTAAAGAAGAGAATGTAGATGAGGAAGGCACTAAAGGCAACAAAGTGTGGAGTGAAGGCTTAATTTCGGGGTATGGACAACGTGGACAGGATGTCGGCCATCCTGCCGTGGCTCCAAGCGTCTCTGTACCTGGTCCTAAAACCTCCATGAGGAGATACTTTCCCAGGGAGCACAAGAGCTCCAACAACTATGGAAGCTCTAGTCCAAGCTATCACCAAGCAGATTTTTCTAATGCCAAAACTGGAGGTGATTGGTTGAAAAACAAGTTTCCTAAAAAATCTCAATATTCCTCAACCTCGTTACATGAACAGGTTGCTCCCCATAGTCCAAATGCTCTCAACGGCCACCATGTAGCAAGTGAGAAACCCAAAGGAAGTTCAATCGTGAGGTTTAAGAAGCCACAGCTTCAAGACAAAGTTGGACCTTCTCAACAAGGTTCTTACGGGAAAAGGGCTTATGTCAAAGTATCACGAGTGCCTATTGCATCGTGGCTGTTTATTCCGGAAGGACAATCCAAGCAAACGGTGCAAAACACTGCAGCAAAAGACTCTTACAATGTAAACCTAAGCCCCAGTGACCAGAAATCTGTAAACGTGCTAGTCCAGAATCCCAGAGGTGGTAGACATCACTTTCTACGCAAGCCAGTCAACTCGAGGCGTATGTTTTCCAAACTGCCTTTAAATTCCCCTCTTGACAGTCTTGTCCGTCACCATCCGACTCCCTTCAGTGTCCACAGACCAAATCTCGCAGAGCAAACGCCGGACATTCACAATCAACAATCACACGAAAGGCTCGAGCGTATCCCTATTTCTCAAAAGTTGGATTCAGTTGCGTCCAGGAGGAGTTACGCCAAGCCCAATATGAATGCCTACTGGATGCGTGCCATGCAACCGAAAATGGCTCAGACAAACAGGATCTATCGACTCCCTAGTTTGCAGCGGCCGACAAGGATATTCCATCAAGGGCTTCCTGTTTACAGAGGCCCAAGGAAGGTGATACCACAAGGGAAAAAATATGGCTTCCAGTCCAGAAGCAGCTATGAAAGGACTAACGTAGCTCACTCCAGGAGCCAGTACACGCCACGTAAAAGAGTGTTTATGAGAGCCCAGAGCGCTCAAGAGCCATGGATTCGTAAACAGCGAATAAAGCTATAA
- the LOC133156894 gene encoding leucine-rich repeat-containing protein 17-like, with protein sequence MRVTSSFIVVSLLLLLLLFPFVEMKRRGKGLKRARNKLARDRVRGAGRHGRSDPPRPGNCTESLESGRIFADCQDSRLTSIPRPQIWSRAPRFLLLARNRIKVLRDEAFAGYESLTSLDLQQNHISLVEEGAFEGLTRLTTLLLQHNRLTSLSEEALIPMPNLLYLRFYDNPLHCQCDMDSLVQTLQVPSNRNLGNHARCAEPLRFKGKKLKRLDPELLCKKIDPDERPQGDQTDLNDVFEPIHFQNKPDATTSCHTYYFPEVRVDCSNRGLTEVPAGIPEDAVQIDLSHNSIRHLKAKSFHGAKSLKRLNLSHNNMERIDTVSFFGLLHLHELDLSDNSLHFIQYSVLEDLYFLSKLKMGGNPWVCDYRIHYIVYWLRLHPMVRHSGLVCRSPPEYTGESVEEYVHAYNRGCPKDRQQSQRDPNEEDELLWNSLEEVQGEPEEEVEPSHLRQPQKYQIIRLS encoded by the exons ATGCGCGTGACCTCCTCTTTCATCGTGGTCTCCCTGCTCCTACTTCTGCTGCTGTTCCCGTTTGTCGAAATGAAACGACGGGGCAAAGGCCTCAAAAGAGCAAGAAACAAGCTGGCGCGGGACAG GGTGAGAGGCGCCGGCCGTCACGGCAGATCCGACCCCCCAAGACCGGGCAACTGCACAGAATCATTAGAGTCCGGGCGTATATTTGCGGACTGCCAGGATAGTCGCCTCACTTCCATTCCCCGACCTCAGATCTGGTCCAGAGCGCCCAGGTTTCTCCTCTTAGCACGTAATAGGATCAAAGTCCTCCGAGATGAAGCCTTCGCCGGCTACGAGAGTCTAACCAGTCTGGACTTGCAGCAGAATCACATCTCGTTGGTGGAGGAGGGGGCCTTTGAGGGGTTGACTCGACTCACAACTTTGCTGCTCCAGCACAACCGTCTGACTTCGCTGAGCGAGGAAGCCCTCATCCCCATGCCCAACCTCCTCTACCTGCGCTTCTATGATAATCCCTTGCATTGTCAGTGTGACATGGACAGTCTCGTACAAACCCTTCAAGTCCCAAGCAACCGGAATCTGGGAAATCATGCCAG GTGTGCAGAGCCCCTCAGGTTCAAAGGCAAAAAGTTGAAGCGGCTTGACCCCGAGCTGCTTTGCAAGAAGATAGACCCGGACGAAAGGCCGCAGGGCGACCAGACTGACCTCAATGATGTGTTTGAGCCAATTCACTTTCAAAACAAACCAGATGCCACTACATCCTGCCACACGTATTACTTCCCTGAAGTACGCGTGGACTGCAGTAACCGAG GTCTAACCGAGGTGCCTGCTGGTATTCCCGAGGACGCCGTCCAAATTGATCTCTCCCACAATTCCATTCGTCATCTCAAGGCCAAGAGTTTCCATGGAgcaaaaagtttgaaaaggCTGAACCTCAGCCACAACAACATGGAGCGGATCGACACAG TTTCCTTCTTCGGGCTCTTGCACCTCCATGAGTTGGACCTGTCAGACAACAGCCTGCACTTTATCCAGTATAGCGTTCTTGAAGACCTCTACTTcctgtccaagctgaagatggGGGGAAACCCCTGGGTGTGCGATTACAG GATCCACTACATAGTGTATTGGCTTCGACTGCACCCGATGGTGAGGCACTCCGGCTTAGTGTGCCGCTCGCCTCCCGAATACACGGGTGAGAGTGTGGAGGAGTACGTGCACGCCTACAACCGAGGGTGTCCCAAAGACAGGCAGCAGAGTCAGCGAGACCCAAATGAGGAGGACGAGCTGCTTTGGAACTCTCTGGAAGAGGTGCAGGGCGAGCcggaggaggaagtggagcCGAGCCACTTGAGACAGCCTCAGAAGTACCAGATTATTAGACTGTCTTGA